Proteins encoded within one genomic window of Gambusia affinis linkage group LG23, SWU_Gaff_1.0, whole genome shotgun sequence:
- the etv6 gene encoding transcription factor ETV6 isoform X1, with protein MSESSSSAAANKQERSSFSPSANLLPNSTSSPVHAPAARPASRMEDEPARLPAHLRLQPVFWSREDVAQWLRWAEKEFALRPITSGTFQMNGKALLLLTKEDFRYRSPHSGDVLYELLQHILKQRKSSVFCPSAYFPGNSFHSLPESAVHHLKLEETVRRAPRGTEPLPQNPPTIELRHRRSRSRSPLNPAPRRSPPEPNRPRSASEDPLQSFSQLPDSNHHLAEEMYPLSVSPPAPNGPCAAPREAPSPGLQEAGPPRVIQLMPSTILNPLLLSPGRGGGAGLDFRHSRAGAPSQVVMENGRESKVHVHHHHHQHQQQQQQMAQQQLLQQQEEALYRNHVIMPVSPPEEQQMPIGRIADCRLLWDYVYQLLSDSRYENYIRWEDPDSKVFRIMDPNGLARLWGNHKNRTNMTYEKMSRALRHYYKLNIIRKEPGQRLLFRFMKTPDEIMNGQTERLEHLDSDTDEQIYIKEEC; from the exons ATGTCTGaatcctcctcctctgctgctgcgAACAAG CAGGAGAGGAGCTCTTTCAGTCCTTCCGCGAACCTGCTGCCAAACTCCACTTCCTCCCCCGTCCATGCTCCCGCCGCGAGGCCAGCCAGCCGAATGGAGGACGAGCCTGCCAGGCTGCCTGCGCACCTGC GCCTGCAGCCAGTGTTTTGGAGCCGGGAAGACGTGGCTCAGTGGCTGCGGTGGGCCGAGAAGGAGTTTGCCCTGCGGCCCATCACCAGCGGCACCTTCCAGATGAACGGCAAGGCCCTGCTCCTCCTCACCAAGGAGGACTTCCGCTACAGATCCCCTCACTCCG GGGATGTCCTGtatgagctgctgcagcacataCTGAAGCAACGGAAGTCCAGTGTGTTTTGCCCGTCTGCTTACTTTCCTGGGAACTCTTTCCATTCGCTGCCTGAAAGCGCTGTGCATCATCTGAAGCTCGAAG AGACGGTACGGCGGGCGCCACGCGGTACAGAACCCCTCCCACAGAACCCGCCCACCATCGAGCTGAGGCACCGGCGCTCCCGCTCCCGCTCCCCCCTCAACCCGGCCCCGAGGCGGTCGCCCCCGGAGCCCAACCGGCCCCGCTCGGCCAGCGAGGACCCCCTTCAGAGCTTCTCTCAGCTGCCTGACAGCAACCACCACCTGGCCGAGGAGATGTACCCGCTGTCCGTGTCCCCGCCGGCCCCCAACGGGCCCTGCGCCGCGCCCAGGGAGGCCCCCAGCCCGGGTCTCCAGGAGGCGGGGCCGCCCCGCGTCATCCAGCTCATGCCCAGCACCATCCTGAACCCTCTGCTGCTCAGCCCCGGCAGAGGCGGGGGGGCCGGCCTGGACTTCAGGCATAGCCGCGCCGGGGCCCCCTCCCAGGTGGTGATGGAGAACGGGCGTGAGAGCAAGGTGCATGtgcaccatcaccaccaccaacaccagcagcagcagcagcagatggccCAGCAGCAGCTGTTGCAGCAACAGGAGGAGGCGCTCTACAGGAACCACGTCATCATGCCCGTGTCTCCTCCAGAGGAGCAGCAGATGCCCATCGGCCGGATAGCAG ATTGCAGGCTGCTGTGGGACTACGTCTACCAGCTCCTGTCAGACAGCAGGTACGAGAACTACATCCGCTGGGAGGACCCCGACAGTAAAGTCTTCCGCATCATGGACCCCAATGGTCTGGCCAGGCTCTGGGGGAACCACAAG aacagaaccaacatGACGTACGAGAAGATGTCGCGAGCACTGAGACACTACTACAAGCTGAACATCATCAGGAAAGAGCCCGGACAGAGACTCCTGTTCAG GTTCATGAAGACCCCCGATGAGATCATGAACGGCCAGACGGAGCGGCTGGAGCACCTGGACTCAGACACAGACGAACAAATCTACATCAAAGAGGAATGCTGA
- the etv6 gene encoding transcription factor ETV6 isoform X2, whose amino-acid sequence MSESSSSAAANKERSSFSPSANLLPNSTSSPVHAPAARPASRMEDEPARLPAHLRLQPVFWSREDVAQWLRWAEKEFALRPITSGTFQMNGKALLLLTKEDFRYRSPHSGDVLYELLQHILKQRKSSVFCPSAYFPGNSFHSLPESAVHHLKLEETVRRAPRGTEPLPQNPPTIELRHRRSRSRSPLNPAPRRSPPEPNRPRSASEDPLQSFSQLPDSNHHLAEEMYPLSVSPPAPNGPCAAPREAPSPGLQEAGPPRVIQLMPSTILNPLLLSPGRGGGAGLDFRHSRAGAPSQVVMENGRESKVHVHHHHHQHQQQQQQMAQQQLLQQQEEALYRNHVIMPVSPPEEQQMPIGRIADCRLLWDYVYQLLSDSRYENYIRWEDPDSKVFRIMDPNGLARLWGNHKNRTNMTYEKMSRALRHYYKLNIIRKEPGQRLLFRFMKTPDEIMNGQTERLEHLDSDTDEQIYIKEEC is encoded by the exons ATGTCTGaatcctcctcctctgctgctgcgAACAAG GAGAGGAGCTCTTTCAGTCCTTCCGCGAACCTGCTGCCAAACTCCACTTCCTCCCCCGTCCATGCTCCCGCCGCGAGGCCAGCCAGCCGAATGGAGGACGAGCCTGCCAGGCTGCCTGCGCACCTGC GCCTGCAGCCAGTGTTTTGGAGCCGGGAAGACGTGGCTCAGTGGCTGCGGTGGGCCGAGAAGGAGTTTGCCCTGCGGCCCATCACCAGCGGCACCTTCCAGATGAACGGCAAGGCCCTGCTCCTCCTCACCAAGGAGGACTTCCGCTACAGATCCCCTCACTCCG GGGATGTCCTGtatgagctgctgcagcacataCTGAAGCAACGGAAGTCCAGTGTGTTTTGCCCGTCTGCTTACTTTCCTGGGAACTCTTTCCATTCGCTGCCTGAAAGCGCTGTGCATCATCTGAAGCTCGAAG AGACGGTACGGCGGGCGCCACGCGGTACAGAACCCCTCCCACAGAACCCGCCCACCATCGAGCTGAGGCACCGGCGCTCCCGCTCCCGCTCCCCCCTCAACCCGGCCCCGAGGCGGTCGCCCCCGGAGCCCAACCGGCCCCGCTCGGCCAGCGAGGACCCCCTTCAGAGCTTCTCTCAGCTGCCTGACAGCAACCACCACCTGGCCGAGGAGATGTACCCGCTGTCCGTGTCCCCGCCGGCCCCCAACGGGCCCTGCGCCGCGCCCAGGGAGGCCCCCAGCCCGGGTCTCCAGGAGGCGGGGCCGCCCCGCGTCATCCAGCTCATGCCCAGCACCATCCTGAACCCTCTGCTGCTCAGCCCCGGCAGAGGCGGGGGGGCCGGCCTGGACTTCAGGCATAGCCGCGCCGGGGCCCCCTCCCAGGTGGTGATGGAGAACGGGCGTGAGAGCAAGGTGCATGtgcaccatcaccaccaccaacaccagcagcagcagcagcagatggccCAGCAGCAGCTGTTGCAGCAACAGGAGGAGGCGCTCTACAGGAACCACGTCATCATGCCCGTGTCTCCTCCAGAGGAGCAGCAGATGCCCATCGGCCGGATAGCAG ATTGCAGGCTGCTGTGGGACTACGTCTACCAGCTCCTGTCAGACAGCAGGTACGAGAACTACATCCGCTGGGAGGACCCCGACAGTAAAGTCTTCCGCATCATGGACCCCAATGGTCTGGCCAGGCTCTGGGGGAACCACAAG aacagaaccaacatGACGTACGAGAAGATGTCGCGAGCACTGAGACACTACTACAAGCTGAACATCATCAGGAAAGAGCCCGGACAGAGACTCCTGTTCAG GTTCATGAAGACCCCCGATGAGATCATGAACGGCCAGACGGAGCGGCTGGAGCACCTGGACTCAGACACAGACGAACAAATCTACATCAAAGAGGAATGCTGA